GTAAAAGCAATTGTTTTACCATCGGGCGAGAATTTAGGAAACATTTCATAACCAATATGAGAGGTTAAGCGAGTTGCTTGTCCTCCATTGATAGAAACTTTGTAAAGATCGCCAGCATAAGAGAAAGCAATCTCAGAACCATTAGTTGTGGGGAAGCGCAATAGTCGTGCTTCTTCCGAGTTTTGAGCAACAGAGCCTAAGAAAAACACTGTTGAGCAAATTAAAAGTGATAAAACTCTTTTCATTGTATTATAATAATTAATTTAGTAAGTCGTAAGTGTATTGTTAAGTTTAACGGATAGGTATAATCACTTCCTTTTGAGTATTGTGAAACCGTTGATAAACCTCTTCGTCTAAACTGTTAGGATAAGTAAGTAGCCACAAATCAACACGGTCTAATCCTTTATGATAGGGTGGGTGCCAGTGCCTGATGTTGCTATCTACAAAGTTTAATCTGTGGTAAAAGTTTTGTCGGCGAAGAGTTATTTCGTCTTCTACGGGTTCTATCTCTAACAAAACTTGTTTGTTGTTGGTGCGCAGCCATTCTTTTAAGAATTTGCTACCATAACCCTCAGAGCGATAGTCGATGTTGATAGCATAATGTTCAACGTATCTTAGGTCGTCTAAATCCCACCAGCCGATAAATCCAAGAATGGTGTCGTCTTTTACCCAAGCTTCGAGATGGTAATTGTTTAAGTTGAAAATGCGTTGTTGGTCTTCAAGCGACCTCCGTTCGCACAAAGGGAACGAGTATTCGTATATTTCCCAAAAAGAAGCAAATAGTTTATCGTTGTCTGTCGTTATCTTTATTCTGTACATAAGCTAAATAATCATACTGTTTTGTATGTGAATTTTCAAAACAACACAAAGGTAATGCTTTTCGGTGTAAGGAGGAATTGAAATGAGGAAAACGTTACGAGTTTAAGAAAATATATCTACCTTTATCCCTGTAATTGATTATATGATGAGCTTGTCAAAGAAAAAGAAATATAATTTGGGTTTGGCATTAAGTGGAGGCGGTGCGAGAGGCTTT
This genomic stretch from Dysgonomonadaceae bacterium PH5-43 harbors:
- a CDS encoding hypothetical protein (product_source=Hypo-rule applied; pfam=PF00583; superfamily=55729) codes for the protein MYRIKITTDNDKLFASFWEIYEYSFPLCERRSLEDQQRIFNLNNYHLEAWVKDDTILGFIGWWDLDDLRYVEHYAINIDYRSEGYGSKFLKEWLRTNNKQVLLEIEPVEDEITLRRQNFYHRLNFVDSNIRHWHPPYHKGLDRVDLWLLTYPNSLDEEVYQRFHNTQKEVIIPIR